The genomic stretch TGAATGCGCCTACATCGACGCGTGCGACCCCAACGAGCGGCGCTTCTCTTCCATGGTCAGCGGTCGCCTCGTTTGCCGGCCCAGGCTCGTCTGCGAGCACAAGGCCGATGTTCGGTATCCGGTCGTCTCGGCCGCTTCCATCATCGCCAAGACGGTCCGAGATGCGCAGGTGAGAGAGCTGGAGGCATTGGTAGGGGAACCGATCGGCACGGGCTATGCCCATGACCCGACCACGAGAGCATTCCTGGAAAAGTGGATAAACAAGAACGGGATTCCTCCGCCACAGACCCGCAGGTCCTGGGCCACGACAAAGAGGGCCGAGAGCTTGGCCAGGAACTCGCGGTTGACTGATTGGGATTGAAGTGAAGGTGCGAGACATGAGCGTCAGACCGGTCATCGAGAGCGTGGTGGTGCGCTTCAACGAACGTGTATCCAAGGATCCCAAGCTAAGGAAAGAGCTCGCCGGCTTGACCAAGAAGGTGCAGCTTGACCTTGGGCAAGAGAAGTACTACTTTGTCCTCAAGGAATGCTGCGTACCCTGTGTATGCGACGGGGTCATGACCGAGACCCCCGATATTACGTTGTTTTCTGACCCAGAGACGATCACCAAGATCGTCAGCGGGGAGATGAAGATGATGAAGGCCTGGGCGCTGAAGAAGGTGCGCCTGAAAGGCTCGATCGAGGACCTGATGCGTTTTCGCAAGTTCCTCTAGGCCACTCCGCAAAAGAGCAAAGCTTATTAAAGAGGTGTCTGTTAGGAGTCCTCCACACAGCGGGGTGGGGTAGCCAGGATATCCCGTCGGGCTCATAACCCGGAGATCGGTCGTTCAAATCGACCCCCCGCTACTCGTTCCCTTTTCTTGGACGTTTTGCGGCCTCCACGGCGGTGTTCTTCGATAGCATCATAAGCATCTGGGATTGTCAGGCTACTCACAAAGAGACGGAGAATCGGAATTGCCCAGGATAGAGGTCCTAGTCATCGGCGGAGGCGCCACGGGAGTGGGCGTGGCCAGAGATTTGGCATTGCGCGGCGTGCGCACCATGCTCCTGGAGCGGAGCGATTTCTGTTCTGGCTCCTCGGGGGCCAATCACGGCATGCTTCACTCCGGAGCCCGCTACGCTCTAAGCGACGCACAATCTGCCAGGGATTGTGCTTCCGAGAACGAGATCCTGAGGAAGGTGGCAGGGTTCTGCATTCAGGATTGCGGAGGCGTCTTCGTGCGTACCGCCCTGACGCCTGAAGGTCACAAGGAATCCTTCCTCAAGGCTCTGAAAGACCTGGGGATTGCCAATCAGCCCCTTTCTGGTAGTGAACTTAGAGCTCGGGAGCCGAGACTCGCCCCCGAGATAGATGAAGGGATCGCGGTCCGAGATGCCTCCATCGACCCTTTCGCGCTTGTGCTGGCGAACGTGCGCTCCGCTCGACAAGCGGGTGCTGAGATCAGGAACTACGCCGAGGTGAGGTCGTTCAAGCTGGGCCGAGGGGGAGTGGAGGAGGTGCTGGCGAGAGATGCGACAAAGGGTGAGACCATCCGCATCAAGCCGGAATTGGTGGTGAACGCTTCTGGAGCCTCCGCGGGACACATATCATCCATGGCTGGTCTGTCGCTGCCTTTGCTGGTGGACAAGGGCTCGATGCTGGTGTTCGACGGTCGCTTGGTGAACGGGCTGGTGAATCACTTGAGGCCGGCCGCGGACGGGGACGTCCTCGTGCCCAGTCACTCTGCCACCATCGCGGGCACCACCTCCGCGCAGCATATGAGACCGGG from Methanomassiliicoccales archaeon encodes the following:
- the rnhB gene encoding ribonuclease HII, yielding MMCGVDEAGRGPVLGPLVVAAVMLENDAPLRELGVRDSKKLTARRREELAPRIKELARVEIEVVPVEVIDEKTNDHLLNELEAEVFARLIDKLGPECAYIDACDPNERRFSSMVSGRLVCRPRLVCEHKADVRYPVVSAASIIAKTVRDAQVRELEALVGEPIGTGYAHDPTTRAFLEKWINKNGIPPPQTRRSWATTKRAESLARNSRLTDWD
- a CDS encoding SCP2 sterol-binding domain-containing protein, translated to MSVRPVIESVVVRFNERVSKDPKLRKELAGLTKKVQLDLGQEKYYFVLKECCVPCVCDGVMTETPDITLFSDPETITKIVSGEMKMMKAWALKKVRLKGSIEDLMRFRKFL
- a CDS encoding FAD-dependent oxidoreductase; this translates as MPRIEVLVIGGGATGVGVARDLALRGVRTMLLERSDFCSGSSGANHGMLHSGARYALSDAQSARDCASENEILRKVAGFCIQDCGGVFVRTALTPEGHKESFLKALKDLGIANQPLSGSELRAREPRLAPEIDEGIAVRDASIDPFALVLANVRSARQAGAEIRNYAEVRSFKLGRGGVEEVLARDATKGETIRIKPELVVNASGASAGHISSMAGLSLPLLVDKGSMLVFDGRLVNGLVNHLRPAADGDVLVPSHSATIAGTTSAQHMRPGKATATKEESKRLLHEAALLVPAVKEARMVRAFAGLRHLRSDSGLGRGASRSHQVIDHRDQGIDNMVSLTGGKLTTYRLMAERCADLVCQKLGVRSRGITAREPLGPSPDLRQFPRLSSWSRLRMSSRYGPLATEVAKHCLRSERGLEVACSCEYVLRGELDFFAKDEDVRGLDDLMRRTRAGMGYCQGGLCVMKLASVLHERKKCDAREVIGTFLEERAKGIETVLEGPQLRQEVLKMYLLAGTYGLRKQGGEG